In Saccopteryx leptura isolate mSacLep1 chromosome 11, mSacLep1_pri_phased_curated, whole genome shotgun sequence, the following proteins share a genomic window:
- the HENMT1 gene encoding small RNA 2'-O-methyltransferase: protein MEQSNTEEGNGVVDGNVDLPVKKAINFYPPLYRQRYNFVKDLVNKHKPKKVADLGCGNASLIQMIKSHSCLELIVGVDINEDKIGSKRCNLSPVSGDYLSPRDLNLSIVLYHGSVVERDCRLLGFDLVACIELIEHLDSEDLARFPEVVFGYLCPAMIVISTPNSDFNPLFPIVTLRDSDHKFEWNRKQFQTWALDVANCYGYSVEFTGVGEPPEDAGNVGYCTQIGVFQRIGAPATKSCGAEQCGEHIYKIAYSVSYPSLQQKQVRKLMLTNEVSRQVQNMRWSYALGLSLLQNGKENGQKTRDPGLLTFPAPVFTELEKLKIEQSPKPFCFGNKFYVPLERLLAYPRVSRLCDSVDTMRALIADTVPLNTDGSAVTVDLRDHSQ from the exons ATGGAACAGAGCAACACCGAAGAG GGCAACGGTGTGGTTGATGGTAATGTTGACCTTCCTGTGAAGAAGGCAATTAATTTTTACCCTCCATTATACAGACAGCGTTACAACTTCGTTAAAGATCTAGTGAATAAACATAAACCCAAGAAG GTTGCAGACTTGGGGTGTGGTAATGCTTCACTTATACAGATGATTAAATCACACAGTTGCCTTGAACTTATTGTTGGAGTAGATATCAATGAAGATAAAATAGGATCCAAAAG GTGTAACCTGTCTCCAGTCTCGGGGGATTACCTAAGTCCCCGGGACCTGAATTTGTCCATCGTCTTGTATCACGGCTCCGTTGTGGAAAGAGACTGCCGGTTGCTTGGCTTTGACTTGGTAGCCTGTATCGAGTT AATAGAACATTTGGATTCCGAAGATCTGGCCAGGTTTCCTGAAGTCGTGTTTGGGTACTTGTGTCCGGCCATGATCGTCATCAGCACGCCAAACTCGGATTTCAACCCCCTGTTTCCAATAGTGACCTTAAGAGATTCAGATCACAAATTTGAGTGGAACAGGAAGCAGTTTCAGACCTG GGCCTTAGATGTGGCAAATTGCTATGGTTACTCCGTGGAGTTTACTGGTGTTGGGGAGCCCCCGGAAGACGCTGGCAATGTCGGCTACTGTACCCAGATAGGGGTCTTCCAGAGAATCGGAGCCCCGGCAACCAAGTCGTGTGGTGCAGAGCAGTGTGGTGAACACATTTATAAAATT GCTTATTCAGTTTCATATCCGAGTTTACAGCAGAAACAAGTCCGCAAACTCATGTTAACAAATGAGGTGTCTCGACAAGTCCAAAACATGAGGTGGAGCTACGCCTTGGGCCTGAGTCTCCTACAGAATGGCAAAGAAAACGGTCAAAAGACCAGGGACCCCGGGCTCCTCACCTTTCCCGCGCCGGTCTTCACAGAACTTGAAAAACTCAAGATAGAGCAGTCCCCAAAGCCTTTCTGTTTTGGGAATAAGTTTTACGTGCCGCTGGAGAGACTGCTGGCCTACCCCAGGGTGAGCCGCCTGTGCGACAGCGTGGACACGATGCGAGCGCTCATTGCCGACACGGTGCCACTGAACACGGACGGCTCCGCAGTCACGGTCGACCTGCGTGATCACAGTCAGTGA